The Sandaracinus amylolyticus genomic interval CCGAGGGCTCCCACACATTCTCCGCGCGGCCCCGGACACGCCGCCGGCGCCTCCGACACGTTCTCGCGGGGCCCCCGGACGCGCGGCGGAGGCCGCCCTGCGAATCCCCGGAACGCACCGGACACGCGGCGGGGGCCGCCCTGCGAATTCCAGGAACGCACCGGACACGCGGCGGAGGCCGCCCTGCGAGTCCCAGGAACGCACCGGACACGCGGCGGGGGCCGCCCTGCGAATCCCAGGACGCGTCCCGCCGAGCGTCCGGTGCCACCTCGTCGATCGATCGGGCCCGCGAGCGCTCGGGACGCGCTGGCCCTACCATCGCGTTCGCATGCGTCGCGCGCCCACCCCGCTCACCGCTCTCTTCGTCCTCGCCGCCTGCGGCGGCGATCCCGCCGCCGTCGACACCGAGACCGACGCGAACCCCGCGCGCCGCGAGCTCCGCGAGATCGTCCTGCTCGCGCCGCCCTCCGAGTCGGCGCAGCCCACGTTCTTCGAGCCGCCGCAGCCCGCCCTGCGCGACGTCGTGCAGCGCATCGACGACGCGCGCACCGACGAGCACGTCGTGTCGCTCTTCCTGCGCCTCGGCCCGATGGGCGGCGCGTGGGGCCGCATCGACGACGTCCGCGAGTCGCTCCAAGCGGTGCGCGACGCGGGCAAGCCCGTCCACTGTCACTTCGAGACGATCGACAACGCGGGCTACCTGCTCGCCGCGTCGGCGTGCGACCGGATCACCGTCACGCCCGCGGGCATGCTCGACACGGTCGGCGTCGCCGCGCAGGTCTTCTACGCGCGCTCGCTGCTCGACTCGATCGGCGTGAGCGCGGACCTGCTCCAGGTCGGCACGTTCAAGGGCGCGGCCGAGCCCTTCACGCGCCAGGACATGTCGCCCGAGATGCGCGAGTCGCTCGGCACGCTGCTCGACGATCTCCAGGCCGGCCTCGTGCAGGCGATGGTGACCGGCCGCGGCATGGACGCCGCGCACGCGCAGCAGGTGCTCGACGGCGGCCCGTACGACAGCGCGGGCGCGCTCGAGGCGCACCTCGTCGACGCGATCGAGTACGACGACGAGGCGCGCACCCGCGCCCGCGAGGCGGGCGGCGCGACGCGCAACGTCCGCGTCCGCCTCACGCCGGAGCAGGAGGACGTCACGATCGGCGACCTCATCGGCGCGCTCACGTCGGGCGAGCCCCCGGAGGGCGAGCCGGTCGGCCCGCACATCGTGCTCGCGTACCTCGACGGCGAGATCACCGACGCCGAGGAGAGCGGCACCGGCACCGGTCAGTCGGGGCCCTTCGTGCGCCGCATGCGCGAGCTCGCGGAGGACGAGGACGTGAAGGCGGTCGTGCTGCGCATCGACTCGCCCGGCGGGTCGGCGCTCGCGAGTGATCGCATGTGGCACGCGGTGCGGCGCATCGCGGGGCGCAAGCCGGTGATCGTCTCGGTCGGCGACATGGCGGCGAGCGGCGGCTACTACATCGCGTCGGCGGGCCACGACATCGTCGCGCACCCCGGCAGCATCGTCGGCTCGATCGGCGTGGTCGGCGGCAAGGTCGACGCGTCCGCGCTGATGTCGCGCCTCGGGATCCACGCCGAGACGATCACGCGCGGCGCGCACGCGGGCTGGTCGTCGCCCTCGGCGCCGTTCACCGACGAGGAGCGCGCGGTGCTGCGGCGGATGATGGAGGGCACGTACCAGCGCTTCGTGCAGCGCGTCTCGGAGGGCCGCGAGATGCCGGCGGAGCGCGTCCTCGCGTCGGCGGAGGGCCGCATCTGGAGCGGCCGTCAGGGCCTCGAGCGCGGCCTGGTCGATCGGCTCGGCGGGCTCGGCACCGCGGTCGCGATGGCGCGCGAGCGGGCGAGCCTCCCGGAGGACACCCAGATCGTCGAGTGGCCGGCGCGGCGCACGATGATCGAGACGCTGATGCACACGATGCAGGGCGGCGATCCCGCGGAGGACGCGGCCGCGGCGCTGATGCACGCCGAGCTCGGCCCGGCGGCGGGCGCGCTGCGCTGGGCGCGCCTGCTGCGCGAGGGCCAGCCGGTCGTGCTCGCGCTGCCGATCGGGCTCGACGTGCGGTGACGGACGCGCCGGGCGCGGCGGAGGCCGGGCGCGAAAGCCCCTTCTCCCCTGGCGCTCGGTGATAGAGTCGCGCGCGTGACGGAGGTCTGGGCGCCATCGCCGAGCCCCATCGCGCGCTTCCTCCTCGAGCTCGACGAGCGGGGCGCCGAGGGCGCGGTCGAGGTCGGAGAGCGCACGGTGGTGCTGCGGCGCGGCCGCGTGGTCGACGTGCGACGTGCGCCCGGCGATCCCTCGCTCCACGAGTTCCTGGCGAAGACGGGGCGCATCCGCGAGGAGGAGCGCGCCGCGCTCGGACGCCTCTCGGCGGACCCCGATCGCCTGCCCGAGGGCTCGACGCTGCTCTCGCACGACGCGCTCGCGGAGACGCTGCGCGCGCTCTGGCTCGACCGCCTGGTGCGCGGCATGGCGAAGGCGGAGAGCGAAGGTCGCGCGGTCCCGCCGCTGCGCCCCGAGGCGCCTCCGCCCCACGTCGCCGCCGAGGCATCGCTCGTCCCGCTGGTGCTCGACGCGCTCGAGCGGCGCGCCGCCGAGGGCGACGCCGAGCAGGTCGGCGCGCGCGCGACGCATCGCCTCGAGTGGCTCCAGGGCCCGCACACGGCGCGCGCGCGCCGCTGGGCAGGGCTCGACGCGGCCGAGAAGAGCGCGAAGGAGCCGCGCATCGCCGCGTTCCTGATGAGCGCGCCCGCGGCCGCGTCGCGCATCGCCGCGCTGGTCCGCGCCGGGCTCGCGCGCGTCGTCACGCCGGGC includes:
- the sppA gene encoding signal peptide peptidase SppA; the encoded protein is MRRAPTPLTALFVLAACGGDPAAVDTETDANPARRELREIVLLAPPSESAQPTFFEPPQPALRDVVQRIDDARTDEHVVSLFLRLGPMGGAWGRIDDVRESLQAVRDAGKPVHCHFETIDNAGYLLAASACDRITVTPAGMLDTVGVAAQVFYARSLLDSIGVSADLLQVGTFKGAAEPFTRQDMSPEMRESLGTLLDDLQAGLVQAMVTGRGMDAAHAQQVLDGGPYDSAGALEAHLVDAIEYDDEARTRAREAGGATRNVRVRLTPEQEDVTIGDLIGALTSGEPPEGEPVGPHIVLAYLDGEITDAEESGTGTGQSGPFVRRMRELAEDEDVKAVVLRIDSPGGSALASDRMWHAVRRIAGRKPVIVSVGDMAASGGYYIASAGHDIVAHPGSIVGSIGVVGGKVDASALMSRLGIHAETITRGAHAGWSSPSAPFTDEERAVLRRMMEGTYQRFVQRVSEGREMPAERVLASAEGRIWSGRQGLERGLVDRLGGLGTAVAMARERASLPEDTQIVEWPARRTMIETLMHTMQGGDPAEDAAAALMHAELGPAAGALRWARLLREGQPVVLALPIGLDVR